The following DNA comes from Cervus elaphus chromosome 8, mCerEla1.1, whole genome shotgun sequence.
AGAGTTATTCTATCATAAACGAGGAAACAGGCCCAACGAGGACATGACCTGCTGAAGCCTACGTATGCTACCCTCTGCCTGGCCTACTTGTGTTTTTGATAACCTTGTGCcatctttcccccacccccaggactcGCTACATCAGCACGGAGCTGGGCATCAGGCAGAAGTTGCTCGTGGCGGTGCTGACCTCACAGGCCACGTTGCCTACGCTGGGCGTGGCCGTGAACCGCACGCTGGGGCACAGGCTGGAGCGTGTGGTGTTCCTGACAGGCTCGAGGGGCCGCCGGGCACCACCAGGTATGGCCGTGGTGACGCTAGGCGAGGAGCGGCCCATTGGGCACCTGCACCTGGCACTGCGCCACCTGCTGGAACAGCACGGCGACGACTTCGACTGGTTCTTCCTAGTACCCGATGCCACCTACACCGAGGCACACGGACTGGCTCGCCTAGTCGGCCGTCTCAGCCTGGCAGCCGCTGCCCACCTCTATCTGGGCCGGCCCCAGGACTTCATCGGTGGAGAGCCTGCCCCAGGCCGCTACTGCCACGGGGGGTTTGGGGTACTGCTGTCGCGCACACTGCTGCAGCAGCTGCGCCCCCACCTGGAAGCCTGCCGCAATGACATCGTCAGTGCGCGCCCGGATGAGTGGCTGGGCCGCTGCATCCTTGATGCCACCGGGGTGGGCTGCACTGGCGACCACGAggtaagaagagaagccaccccacTGGTGCCTCCCATCTGGGCGTGTGCGCATCCCCCTGAGAGGCAGAGAGGGTGGTTGGAGATATAGGCCTGGGTTTCTCTGCAGTTCTGTCATTTTCTATccctgtgaccttgggtaagttactgAATGTCCTGAGCGTCCTCATCCATACCAATGGAAATAAGTATTTCTCAGGCTTGTTATAAGGATTAGAAAAAATAAGGGAGgcttgcacatagtaggtgtttggTATTggccattattattttatttgagcCCCTGGACAGTTCTGAGATAGGACACAcgcctgtttcacagatgagcgGGCAGAggcttacccaaggtcacacaagctCACAACTGGTCAAGGTAGGCCAACACCCAGAGAATTCTGACCCTAAGTCCACAACAGGTCATAGGATGGAGAGATGAGACACACACTATTGGGGGGGTGGGGCACTGTCCCTTCATACTTCCCACTGCCCTTCCTCTCCCCAGGGGGTCCACTATAGCTACCTGGAGCTGAGCCCTGGGGAGCCCGTGCAGGAGGGCGATCCTCGTTTCCGTAGTGCCCTGACTGCTCACCCTGTCCGTGACCCTGTGCACGTGTACCAGCTGCACAAGGCTTTTGCTCGAGCTGAACTGGAACGCACATACCAGGAGATCCAGGAGTTACAGGTATGGtctgggctgggggtgaggggtagGGAGTCTGGCGGGTAGGGAGTTAGTAGGGGGGTGTGGAGGGTAGGGGGtagggggtgaggaggggagagTGGGGTTTCCTAAGAGGTCTCAGAgatcccaggaaaataaaaaaaattagcacAAGAATCAGAGCATCTCTGCTTTCTGGTCCCTGTCTGCTTCTACCTTTTCTGAGGAGCCTCTCCAATTTAATTCTTGGGCTGCCTCCCATCTGGGGAAAGGACAGGTGGGAGCATTGAGTGGGCTGAGGTTGGCAAGGGACTGGGGACTTGTGCTAAGTGCCACGTGCTCCTGCCCAGCCTCCCTGCTGCGTGCTGGCCCCCGTGGTCCGCGCCTGGCTCATGGCCTCTTTCTCCAACCCAGTGGGAGATCCAGAACACCAGCCGCCTGGCAGCAGATGGGGAGCGGGCAGCCGCCTGGCCAGTGGGCATTCCAGCACCGTCTCGCCCTGCCTCCCGCTTTGAGGTGCTGCGCTGGGACTATTTCACAGAGCAACATGCTTTCTCCTGCGCTGATGGCTCCCCCCGCTGCCCGCTGCGTGGGGCTGACCGGGCCGATGTGGCTGACGTTCTGGGGGCAGCCCTGGAGGAGCTCAACCGCCGATACCACCCGGCCCTGCGGCTCCAGAAACAGCAACTGGTTAACGGCTACCGACGCTTTGATCCTGCCCGGGGGATGGAGTACACGCTGGACTTGCAGCTGGAGGCACTGACCCCCCAGGGGGGCCGCCGGCCCCTCACCCGCCGGGTGCAGCTGCTACGGCCACTGAGCCGCGTGGAGATCTTGCCCGTGCCCTATGTCACGGAGGCCTCGCGTCTCACTGTGTTACTCCCACTGGCCGCAGCCGAGCGTGACCTGGCCCCTGCCTTCCTGGAGGCCTTTGCCACGGCGGCGCTGGAGCCTGGTGATGCTGCCGCAGCCCTGACCCTGCTGCTATTATATGAGCCCCGACAGGCCCAGCGGGCGGCCCACGCTGATGTCTTTGCCCCCGTCAAGGCCCATGTGGCAGAACTGGAGCGGCGTTTCCCTGGTGCCCGGGTGCCCTGGCTCAGCGTGCAGACAGCCGCACCCTCCCCGCTGCGCCTCATGGATCTCCTCTCCAAGAAGCACCCACTGGACACGCTGTTCCTGCTGGCCGGGCCAGACACGGTGCTCACTCCTGACTTCCTGAACCGCTGCCGCATGCATGCCATCTCTGGCTGGCAGGCCTTCTTTCCCATGCACTTCCAGGCCTTCCACCCTGCCGTggccccaccccagggcccaggccccCCCGAACTGGGCCGCGATACAGGCCGTTTTGATCGCCAGGCGGCCACCGAGGCCTGCTTCTACAATTCCGACTACGTGGCGGCCCGAGCACGGCTGGCAGCGTCCTCGGAccaggaggaggagctgatggagAGCCTGGATGTGTACGAGCTGTTCCTGCGTTTCTCCAGCCTGCACGTGCTGCGGGCTGTGGAGCCGGCGCTGCTGCAGCGCTATCGGGCGCAGACGTGCAGTGCACGGCTCAGCGAGGACCTCTACCACCGCTGCCGCCAGAGCGCGCTCGAGAGCCTCGGCTCCCGCACGCAGCTGGCCATGCTGCTCTTTGAGCAGGAGCAGGGCAACAGCACCTGACCTCGCCCTGTGCCCCCGGAACTGGCAAGGCGGCGGCGCCCGGCCCGGCTCCTCCCCCAACCACCCGGAGCAACCTGCCAGACTCGCTGGATAGGGCTGGCCGCAGCCCCAGACCCCAGGGTCCCCTCTCTCTGGCGTGGGGTCACCCTCCGACTCAGAGCAAGCCTGGGAAGAGGTACCCTTGGAGCCACCTTTTTCTGCCCCAAATCCCGTCTCCCTGGTCCCTTGACGCTGCTGATTCAGGCTGTGGCCTCCGAATATTTATGCAGTGCAGTCTGCCTGACGCCAGCCCCACCTCCTAGGGTCAGCCCAGGGGGCCTGGGCTGCAGATGAGTTGTTGGAGAAGGGTAGCTGAGAGAGGAGGGTGGGGCATCTCCCATCTTCTCCCCTCTGCATTCCTGATGAAGCTCCCTGACTTTAATAAAATGGCTGAGTGTGGACTAATGTCTTGAGTCTTTGAAAGGTGggcgtgggggcagggaggactgAGGATGGAGGCTTCCTGGTGCTGGCTGGCGCCTggatttcctcttccaagggaccGAGTCATGCGTGTGCCCTGCCACGCCCAACTCCCGGCTTAGTCACATATAAACAGAGAATTCTTAATGCCTCTTTATTCCCAATTTTGTCAGCACTTTATAAAACCAGATCAGAAGCAGAGAGGCCTGAGGAAGCCCCCTTTCCCAACCCCAAGCTCAGCCAAGGTCTGGAAGAGCTGCTGCTCCCTGTGGCGCAGGCTTCGGGGAGTGGAGTTGGGGCAGGGGAAACTGGGAGCTGGGCCAGGCCGGCTGGATCACCCACTCCCCTGCCGAAAGGGGAGCCGGGTCTGGAGCAGGGCAGGAAGCAGGACCAGCCCAGCTGTCCTGAGTCCTGGGGGCCTGCCCTCTCCTGCTGACACTGCAGGACTGGGGTCCTGGCTGTCCCTAAACTACCCACCCCGATCACCATTGTCCCACCCGCCTTCTACATCGGTACCCTACCCCCACCCTGTCCTCccagaatatatacaaatgtacaGAGAGTTCCACTCCTGGAGTGGGcccctttttcctcctccctctttcctcccccaccccttctctcttcctcagGGGCCCACGTCCTGGTCTGCAGTTCTCCCTGGTCACCaacctgggggtggagggtgtgCACAAGAGGAAGCCTTGTGCAAAGCAGCTGGCGCCAGGGTGAGTGAGAGACCCCACCCTTCCAGTGGGCACCGCTCTTGCTCCCTCAGCCttgggcccccccacccccaccccaggcctcctgtTCTGGGAGCCGGAGTCCAAGGGGGGATCCAAGGAGGAGTCCCAGACTCCTGGGTCCTTTTGGACACAGCACCATCCTAGCAAGCGAAGTCTTCAAAGAGGCCTCCTGGGGGGccgtgggggtggtggtggttggggaGCAGGCTGCTGGCACCCCCGCCTTCAGCCCGGCCCCGGCTTGGGCAGGGACTCTGCAAGGTGAAAAGGGAGGGGGACAGGGAGAGATCGAGTGGAGCCCCCAGGCCTCTCACAGACAGCCTTCCCTTGTCCGTGGGGGGCAGAGGCTTCAGGAACCCCACCCTGGAGGGCTAGGTCAGAGGTTATGGGGGGATTCAGTCCTGGGAGACAGCGCTGGCTGCATACTCATCCTCACCTGCTCCTTCAGCTCCTGAAGCCCCAAAGTGGAGATGCCCCCGGTGGAGGTCCGGAGGGGGGTCTTGGGACGACGCCACGCCCGCTTCAGTCTGTCCCAGGACACCttggggttcagggtggggggaCAGCAGTGGGCTCAGGAAACTTGCTAGAGGAGAAGGACGGGCTTCACCAGCCCCACTACATAGGACTTGCTGCCGCAGCAAACCCCCACCAGGAcaccccagccctcctcccccatcccccttCTCTTTGCCCCTCCTTGCGCTCAGACCTTCTGGCCAGTCAAGGGAAGAGGGAGGGTTAGTAAAGAACCCTGAGCTTGACTTCCTGCCAGTCCAGGTGTACCAGAAAGCCTGCCGGGCCTCTCTGCTTtcccctcagcccctcctcctACCCACCGGGCCCCCGTCCCTTGCCTCGTAGATGTAGTCGAGGATCTCTAGCAATGTGAGGATGCTGGCCCCGATGAACAGTCCCATCTGTCCCCCAAGGTCTCCTGGGGAGCACGAGAGCAGGGTCAGAGGGAGGAGGCTGGCTGCTCCATCCCCGTGCAATCACAGCCCAGGCTCACCCAGCAGGGCTGACAGGCCGTAGGCTGCTCGCTGCTCCGTGGCCTCAGAGGTCAGGGCTTCAAAAAAGACATCGAGAACCAGGAAGTTCTCTCTGCAGAGACAGGAAGCAGGGTATCCCTGAGGGGCCATCGTCTCAAGGAGACAGCTGGCGGGACATCCCAGACCCAGCAGACCCAGATCTGAGGCCCCTGCACAGAGACGCTGGTGATCACCCCCAGGCTCCCAAAGGCTGTGAGGAGAAGCAGGCCCAGATTCCTGTTAGCTTCGTGTTCTGGGAGCTAGCAAAAGGCCTGGGAGAACAAAACTAAACTCCCAGGCCTGCCCTCCCTCCGGCCTTCTCTAAAGCAGCAATTAGCATTCACTTTGCCTCATCCCCGTACCTCTGTAGAACCTtcgtgtgtgtgggtgtgcatgcatgctaatttgcttcagtcatttctgactctttgcaactctatggactatagcctgccaggctcctctgtccaagggtttctccaggcaagaatactggaatgggttgctgtggcctcctccaggggatcttcctgacccagggatcaaacctgagtctcttgtgtctcctgcattggcaagcaggttctttacgcCTAgctccacctgagaagccccacagAACCTTCAGTGGCTCCCCATTACCCTGCAGTCTACTCCATAATTCCTCTTCCAGACTTTTAAGACTGCCCATGATCCGCTGCACTGTACGTTCTTGTCCAAACTGCACTCTTATCTGCTTCTCACCACACAGCCTTCCTGACGCCCAGGCTGGTCTCCACAGCATCCCACACATCTCTAACTGGgattcccccctccctcctcttctcatGGACCCAAACCGGGGGTCCACAGAGGCCCAGCTCATGCCTCCCCCACTCCCCTTAACCCACCCGCAGTCGTCTCTCCTAGGGGCCTAAAAACACTTTCAAACAAGGCCTTATCCACAAACTGTGGCATGAGTTATAATCATCTCTGTCCCCACAGGGCCCAGCGCTGGGCCTGGCACTCAGAGGATGCTCAGCATTTGTAGATTGGCTACAGGATACCAGATCCAGGGCTCAGTGGGGCCACCTGTGGgccacctggctcctccccaaTCCCATCCAGTTCCTCTCCCTCTGCACAGAACTGGACATGCACCGAACAGTTCCCAGGTTGCTGGGGCAGAAAGACATGCAAACAGAGGGTTCTAAAACAGCAGGTTAATGCAACGATAGAGATACGGACAGCGTGCTGTGGGAGCTCAGATAAAGGCATTTGGgctcagaagggcttccctggaggcgaAGACAAAGGATGTGACTTGGAGGGTGGGCAGGGGTTAGTTAGAAAAAAATAGATCAAGATCCTGAAAGGCATTCCTGGCAGAACGCTCATTATTAACAAAGCTGCAGTCCATTCCTAGCCTCCATCATATACTAGACCTATTGAGGGTGGTctccattacacacacacacacacacacataccgtATATAGGTCTCGTTGCGATTGTATTTTCTTGCCAGGTACCGGGCCGAGCCTCTGTTGGGGATCCTGACCATGGAGATCTCTTTCCCGTAGCGGGTCAGATTGCAGGGAGTAGGACAGAAACACGGGCCTCCGGAGCCCCCACCCAGGGAGTCTgcaacacagaggcagagagtgcagtgggggagggcaggacGGCCCAGAGGCCCACCAGCTGTTGGAAGGAAGCCTCGGGGTGGTCCTAAGGCAGCCACGCCCACACGGAGGGCTGGTTCTGACCAGCTCTGGCACCAGACGGGCTTCCTGGTCCAGTTTCAGACCATTCAAGAAAGTGGGCGGGGGCAGAACCCCCAGCACATTCCTTCTCCCTCTGCTGCCCAGCCCCGCGGGGTGGAGAGGTCCTCGTGGCTTAGAGGGAGGGCTCAGCCCACCTACCAGAGCTAATCAATCATGTGAGGCCACAGACACACGAGGGGCTTGGAGAGGATGCTGGGATGAATGGAATTAATGCATGTTTTTACATAGGCCTATGggagaatggatggatggatgagtagatGAATGAACAGACAGAAGAACAGTGGGCAAGATCCCTGTGCTCAGTGTACTGGGTTTTCCCTGTTCACCCCTTCAGATCCACTCTCCCCACCTGGCTCTGTCCCAGGAAGCTGATCTCTGCCAAATGCATCACCCAGACTCCCTGACCTCTGGTTTGGGGTAGAGTTTACATCTCTCCTCTTGtggctccagctcccagctcctgTCCCTCTCGGACAGTCACAGGTGCCTCTCTGGGTGGCCCTAGTTCTGTGGAGTCTCACCCTTCCTTGTGGTCCCCTTATCCCCATTCATATCTGTTTCTTCATGAAACACTCTTCAGTCACCCGTTTGACAGATGAAGTTGTAGGACAGAGAAGGCGTGACTCTGTCCCCGGATCTCAAGCCCGCCCCTGCGGCCAGCATCTGGATTCCTCAGTGTGCTTCTGATCAATCACCGAGTCTAgtcttcctcctctcttcctcctcgCCTTTCCATCCTCACATCTCATCAGAGTCCCCTTTGTAAAAGCAGAAGGCATTCTTGCCTGGCCTTAAGCCATTGTTGGCTTCCCAGGGCCTCCTCTGCGCTTACCATGCCCTCCTTTGTTCTCTGCcctccagccacactgaccttTCAGGGCCCCAGACTCACCTGTGCTCTCTCTGGCCACAAGTCTTAGCAAGAGCTGTTCCCACCACCTAGAAGTGTCCCCCTCTTCACCATCCTTCAAGCCTCAGCTCATATGTCACTTCCTCTGGAAAtcctccctgcctgcccaggTGGGGCTGCCTGCCTTTGCTGGGGCCCCACAGAATCGCTGAGGTTCCCCTACCCAAGGACTAACAGGCTACATTGTGATGCCCATCCACACCCCTGCTGGGTAGTAAGCACCCCAGAGCAGGGCTCTCATTCCCATTCTTACCTCTGGCACCAGCGCAGGCTGTAAACATctgtagaatgaataaatgaatgaatgaatgaagtgtgGATCAGGTGAGATCTAAGGACAGAAGGGGTTGCCTTACCCACACTGACAGCCAGCAATGCACCTTTCCTCACACCAAGGGAGAAGTCACTTCCCTTTCCCCGGAGAGGCAAGCTCATATGCTGGACCAAGATGAGAAGCCCCGCCCCTCACTCTCAGTTCCGGTTCTCGGCAACCTCCCACCCCGCGGCCTCCACTTACCCAAGTACCACACCTGCAAAGGTCCTCAGACCCCTGGAGGTATGGGATAAGGCTCAGCCCCCAGGAAAAACCCCAGGAGGAGactgggaggggaggagccaaggcAGTGAGGAGAAAGGTGGACAGAGAGATGAAGAGGAGTGGGGCGGAGAGGCAGGACGAGAAGGCAGCACGGACCCAGTGTGTGGTCGGCACACTCGATGTAGATATTTGGCGGGCAGATGGTCTCATTGCCTGAAAGGAGAGATTATTCCTGGAGTCTATGGTTCCATCCACTCTCCACCCCGCACATTCCCAAATGTGGGCACACATGTTCATGTGCACACATGTGGGTGTTTGcacatatatgtgcatgcatgaatGTGCACGTGTTTGTGCACAGAAGCATGGagatgtgtgcgtgcatgtgtgcatgcaagcCATGCACGCTTGCATGGACACGACTATGCACATGCATTTACATGCACATGATGAAGTTTGTGCACACAACCCAAGTACACAAGTACAGATTACACAAGTACATGTATGCAGAAATACATAGTAACAGGCATAGATACATATGCGTATGTGAAAACATGCACAAAATCCCAAACACATACCAGGTACCCTCACGTGGgtagacacatgcacacatgtggtCATACACACGCAGCTGCCCCCATGCACATGAGCAGTGTTCTGCCCTCAGAGGTtctggagcctggcagggtggcACGgagggctggtgggggtggggtgcccaCCTGGCATGTGCACCATTCGGCAGTGGCAGCGCTGAAGCACGGCCTCCTTTTCACAGCGCAGCCGGCAGGCAGACACGCTGTAGGCTGAGTAGCCCTGAAGCTCAGGCTCCCCGAGCCCACTCTCCGCCCGGCAATtgccccagggctggggcaggtaAGTCAGCTGAAGAGGCAGGGCACGATGGAGTCACGCACAGAAGTCTCACCTGGCCCCCAGCACCCACAGCCCCAGCAAAGGCTGTGAAAGGGCTGGGGGTATGTGAGCTTCTGGAGGGCAGATCTGGTGAGCCTGCACTCCGGGCCCAAAGGCCCCACCCCACGGCCAACCCAGGACGCAGTTGGGCGTGCTCACCCGCTGTTCCTGGCAGGACACAAAGGTCTGAAAGCCTGGGGACACGCCGAATCCCAGCTGGTGGATGTAGGGTGGCTCCTCCTGGCTGTGGATCTGCACTCGGATGCCCGCTTCAAATGATGTCTCATCTGCACAGTGAAGATGGGGTCCTTAGGAAACCTTCGCCGCAGGCGGAGGACCCCGGCTGGAGTCCCTGTCCCTTTCCCGCCTGAGTACTTGTCTCTCTCCAGATGGGCAGGTACTCCTCCTGCTGAATGTCCAACATGATTTCCAGGCCGCTGCCCATGCCCCCCGCCCGGCTGGGCAGAGAGCTCTGCGGATCCGCGTTGAAGGTGTAACACTTTCCATAGCGAGTATAGACCTGGGGTGAGAGAGAGGAGGGGCGGGGTGTGGGATGAAAGACAATCCCTTAAGCTTTGGTGGTCTGTAAGGGCCACCAGACCAGCCTGGTCACCCCTGTCCTATATCTCAGCAACCAACCTACAGCCCAGCCGCTCCCTCAAGTTTTCTACTGATATCCTCTCTTCAATGATTAAAAGTCACCTTCAGcttaatgggacttccctggtggctcagccagtaaagaatctgccctgggtcaggaagatcccctggagaaggaaatcgcaacccactccagtattcttgtctggtaaatcctatgcacagaggagcctggtgggctacagtccatggggttgcacgaatgagtgaccaacacttttacttttcttttccagCTTCATATACCAGTAGCAGAACTCTTGATGTTTTCCCAAATCCTGTCCCTGACTCCTTCTCCTCTTCTGAGTAAAGTGCCCCGCTCTCAACCTAGTTTCTAGGGTCGGAATCCCTGAAATCGCCTTCTCCCGGTAAGTTGGTTGCTGAGATACGGAACAGGGGTGACCAGGCATCTAATCCAGCAGCCATCTTGGGCAATTCTACTTCCGAAATCTATTTAGAATCCATCCAGTTTCCTTCCGTCTCATGTCCCACTTTCACTATCATCTGCCTCTGGCCATGGCGGCAGGCTCCTAACTAGTGTCCCTGCATCCGCCTTTGCCTCTCCCTTccaagtcagacatgattgagcatcgGCGTGTTTAAGTTTTTTCCTGCCAAGCCATTCACAACACGGTAGCCACAGTGCTCATTCTAAATTGTGGAGATCCAATCAAGTCACTTGCCATCTTAAAGCCCAACAACTGCTTCCCATTCCCCAGAGAATAAAGCCAAGTTCCCTCCTTGCCTGAAAGTATCCACAAGAGGTGACCTTTGCCTCTCTCCTGCTTTTCCACCCCCCAGATCTTCATGACAAATTCAAACTTATGGAGCAACATCTCTCCCAGGGCCTTTGTTCATGCAGTTCCCTCTCCTGGAATGCTCCCTTCCACCCAGCTGGCATGGCCCAGCTGCTCATCTTTTAAACCTGAGCTTAAGTGTCCCTTCAGATGCACACTCATAGGTCACACCCATGTTCACAGTGTCACCCTTCCTTGATCAGTGTGTTTGTGGGTTTGCTCAAAATACTCATCAAGACCTGAGATAACCTTGCTCATCTGTTTGTCTCCCTGAGCAGCAATCATCATCCCTCACTCGACTTCATGCTACACAGAGACAGTGAGTCGAGCATCCCCAGTGCAGGGCACAAGGGATGCTTTAAGAAAAGACGACCCGCGCTGAACTGAAGCCTATCCCCGGTTTCCTCTGCGGAGAGTTCTCCCATATGGACACCAGATGGCGCCGGCGCCCCGGAGATGGAAGCCGAGGCTCCGGCGGGGACAGAGCTGCGGTTGGGAGTTAGTTGTAAGcgactgggggtggggaggaggttgagggagggaggcagatggAAGTTCCCCCCTGCCGGGCTCACCCCACAGAGACCAGCCCCCGGGTCAAACCCATCACAGGCAGCACCTTCCCTGGGGGTAAGGAGGTCAGCGcactcaatctctctctctctctccccctctcctcagGAACATTTTCACTCTGGTGAAAGCTGGGAGGAGAAGCATGAGGAGGCCATGTAAGGGAAAAGATTCCTAAACGCCTTGCTCCAGGGAAAGGGGAGGGCTGGGTGGAGGGCAGTGCGAGTGAGGAGTTCTAGGAACTGGGGGCCGGGCGTACCCCCATAATGGGGCACGGTTGTCTCACCCTCCCATCTCTACTAGGTTAATGATCCTGCTAATTCTTCCCTCTCAGACAGTTCTATCACCCAAGCACCTCGCCTCAGATTCTCAAAACAAAAGGACTCACGTAACAAGCACTGTGCAGTTTACAAAACACGGCAACGTCTGCTGCCCCATTGCATCTCCTCGGCCACCCTGGTATCAGGTAGGTTTAATGAGCCTGAtgattacagatgaggaagccgcAGCTCAGAGAGGCGATGtgagttgcccaaggtcacacaactagtcaGTGGGAGAGGTGCAGCTGACTGAGATAGAACTCAGGGGTTCCCACCATCCAGTGCTGGCaactcccccaaccccagcctaCCCTGCCCCAAGTCCCAGCCCCTGTCCCGGCCCCATCCAGCCAAAAGGAGACTGGAGTCTCAACACTCAACCCCTTTTCTTCCATCCCGCCTTCCCATTCACTCCAGTCCTCTACACCTTC
Coding sequences within:
- the ASIC4 gene encoding acid-sensing ion channel 4 isoform X2 — its product is MPIEIVCKIKFAEEDAKPKEKEAGDEQSLLGAAQGAAAPRDLATFASTSTLHGLGRACGPGPHGLRRTLWALALLTSLAAFLYQAAGLARGYLTRPHLVVMDPAAPAPAAGFPAVTLCNINRFRHSALSDADIFHLANLTGLPPKDRDGHRAAGLRYPEPDMVDILNRTGHQLADMLKSCNFSGHHCSASNFSVVYTRYGKCYTFNADPQSSLPSRAGGMGSGLEIMLDIQQEEYLPIWRETNETSFEAGIRVQIHSQEEPPYIHQLGFGVSPGFQTFVSCQEQRLTYLPQPWGNCRAESGLGEPELQGYSAYSVSACRLRCEKEAVLQRCHCRMVHMPGNETICPPNIYIECADHTLDVYSLRWCQRLPGWGLRRPVFLSYSLQSDPLRERDLHGQDPQQRLGPVPGKKIQSQRDLYTETLGDRWDCSSGPASSHC
- the CHPF gene encoding chondroitin sulfate synthase 2, with translation MRASLLLSVLRPAGPVAVGISLGFTLSLLSVTWVEEPCGPGPPQPGDSELPPRGNTNAARRPNSVQPGAERERPGAGAGAGENWEPRVLPYHPAQPGQAAKKAVRTRYISTELGIRQKLLVAVLTSQATLPTLGVAVNRTLGHRLERVVFLTGSRGRRAPPGMAVVTLGEERPIGHLHLALRHLLEQHGDDFDWFFLVPDATYTEAHGLARLVGRLSLAAAAHLYLGRPQDFIGGEPAPGRYCHGGFGVLLSRTLLQQLRPHLEACRNDIVSARPDEWLGRCILDATGVGCTGDHEGVHYSYLELSPGEPVQEGDPRFRSALTAHPVRDPVHVYQLHKAFARAELERTYQEIQELQWEIQNTSRLAADGERAAAWPVGIPAPSRPASRFEVLRWDYFTEQHAFSCADGSPRCPLRGADRADVADVLGAALEELNRRYHPALRLQKQQLVNGYRRFDPARGMEYTLDLQLEALTPQGGRRPLTRRVQLLRPLSRVEILPVPYVTEASRLTVLLPLAAAERDLAPAFLEAFATAALEPGDAAAALTLLLLYEPRQAQRAAHADVFAPVKAHVAELERRFPGARVPWLSVQTAAPSPLRLMDLLSKKHPLDTLFLLAGPDTVLTPDFLNRCRMHAISGWQAFFPMHFQAFHPAVAPPQGPGPPELGRDTGRFDRQAATEACFYNSDYVAARARLAASSDQEEELMESLDVYELFLRFSSLHVLRAVEPALLQRYRAQTCSARLSEDLYHRCRQSALESLGSRTQLAMLLFEQEQGNST
- the ASIC4 gene encoding acid-sensing ion channel 4 isoform X1, with product MPIEIVCKIKFAEEDAKPKEKEAGDEQSLLGAAQGAAAPRDLATFASTSTLHGLGRACGPGPHGLRRTLWALALLTSLAAFLYQAAGLARGYLTRPHLVVMDPAAPAPAAGFPAVTLCNINRFRHSALSDADIFHLANLTGLPPKDRDGHRAAGLRYPEPDMVDILNRTGHQLADMLKSCNFSGHHCSASNFSVVYTRYGKCYTFNADPQSSLPSRAGGMGSGLEIMLDIQQEEYLPIWRETNETSFEAGIRVQIHSQEEPPYIHQLGFGVSPGFQTFVSCQEQRLTYLPQPWGNCRAESGLGEPELQGYSAYSVSACRLRCEKEAVLQRCHCRMVHMPGNETICPPNIYIECADHTLDSLGGGSGGPCFCPTPCNLTRYGKEISMVRIPNRGSARYLARKYNRNETYIRENFLVLDVFFEALTSEATEQRAAYGLSALLGDLGGQMGLFIGASILTLLEILDYIYEVSWDRLKRAWRRPKTPLRTSTGGISTLGLQELKEQSPCPSRGRAEGGGASSLLPNHHHPHGPPGGLFEDFAC